The sequence below is a genomic window from Lepeophtheirus salmonis unplaced genomic scaffold, UVic_Lsal_1.4 unplaced_contig_12792_pilon, whole genome shotgun sequence.
CCTTGAAACcatcctttatttttagaaaaggatgAAGGCCTTGAGGGTGTATCATTTTGAGCTATTATGTATCGTGATTCATCCTTGACCACCAACGTTACAGGCCGAGAACCCTCAACGTGAAGATCCAGAGTCAAGGATCCAGATTCTTCATCATCCGCTGAAAATATATAGGATTGCCAACTaacatttagataaataatcatATGTCGTTTACCTGAGTATCGTTTTGAGGGAAGATATTTTGCACTCCTTGAGAAATGAGTGGTTGCAGAGGCTCCTAATTCAAGATCAATGCTTTCATTCGGTGATACTTGATACTTCACAATTGGCGATTGTATCCGTAAGGATGGCCCCTCTCTGTGAAGTTTATTCGTGATATCATTCGTCCTCTCGTAATCCATGGATACAGCTTGACGTGTGGCAGCCATGCATGAGCGGTACATTGTCGGCGTTAATACTTTATATTGGTAaaatttttctacttttgaGCTTTTTTCATCTGAATTGTTACCTTCAGGAGCACAGGGATCCGTTTCTTCCGAGGATCTAAATAAGCCCAATTAaacatttctatttaaaaaaaaaattataaacttaatacACTCATACATTTCCCTTTCATTCATGGAAGACATTGGATGATTTTGAATGGGCTCTTGGGGTATATGTGGAGCTGACGGACATTTTGGAAGACTGTTTGGGACACATAAGGGATCTAATACTACTTCATCACTTTGGAAATAGGTGGCTAACTTTTGAGCTGTACTTCTTTGAAAGTTTAAGAACGTACTAGTCAGAGCTTGGCGACCAATTTCATCCATAATTGCAAGTCCAGGCTCCATTGTGGATGGATCTATAGAGAACATTCTCAATTCGTGAATAAAtggattaattttatatatttagttaccTTCAAGAGGGAGTTGTCCACTTATGGAAGCTCTTTTTGTTGTAGATCCTGATCCACTGTGAGAGACTGATCCCTTGAAACGACTTCTTTTCACGGCTAAAGAAACGCTAGCTGAATTTCCTTCTGTATTGTTGCGATCATTGGAACTGCTTGTATTCAGAGGTGAAGACGGAAGAGGTGAAATTTTACTAAGTTTCGTGACACTTGATGAAGGGCTCCCGATGTTAATTGATGGAGTATTTAATGATTGAACAATGTTTCGATCCAAAAACGTTGTCTGGCTTGATGaacttttaaattgtacaatctttgaagaaaaaaaaaaatgtaaaaaaactattaaaaaatgaaatcaagaagaaataaattgccTTACATGAGGTATTCTTTGAGTATTTCCATTGGATTTGTCTGTTGCTGTTGGTCCAATTTTTGCAgcattatctttattttcaaatgtcatGACGCAGGCAGCAACTATTAGAAATCCtgttaagaattaaatatacttatgaataattaattatttttcaatttttattattatatatatgttgtacaatttttaactattttaatacaaattactaaaatataagtattctgtgttTAAATGCCTACAGTTAAactactcataaatacataataaccatgttattttaatagatcaaaatgaaatgctaATATCAATTAATCGTTTGTTATTAGAATGactaataaatgaagaattttaagacaaagtaattgtaacttgtacaatttgcttatacaactttcaacttatacaatatacagtTGGCCAAGacgaaataaaaatggaaaagagcTCTcaaggatgtcaggaagtggaggggaTAGTTTAAAGAGGAGTaggaagttcttgttaagtttggagaataatataTACAGGAGGACTCCACTATGCCCATGAATcccctcgccaacgacttctctatgtctcctaggaccatcaggagggctataaagcacaacttgcgattattttctttcacaaggatccCACGTCAACTTCCGACAGAGGGCATTGAAGCCAGGAGGCTCAAAGAGATGCACTAAAAATCCTCACATGGTTCAAGGTAagtgggtcaattgtgaaaattttgtgAGACAGAAGATTTCACAGTTGATCCATTCCACAACCACCGGAACATCGCCTGGATTTAGAAacaaagaagaggtccaagggatttaccacaccaaatatccggcaaaacaatggtcctcggctttgtggcctctgatgggaaAAAGATGCCTCTGTTCTTTCAAGAATAGACATAACATCAGCCaagaggcctactataaggtgcttaggtaaaCCATCTTGCGAttgctgaagaccaactacctggAGGGTAACTATGAGGGATCTGTAGACGATACCCCCTCTCACAAGTACGCTATGCTAAAAGTTCTATGCAGACAACATGAaacgattctggtccaaagagatatgtaCCCCCATCCTCACCAGATTTAAACCCACTGAACTTTTGTATATAGTGCACTTTGGAGACGGAAATTAAATGGACCTCACTCCCAAatatggactcactgaagtccttcatagtggctgcatggggaCAACATGGCATACGTTCtcaattaatattacatattattacttttatattttactaatctTGGGATCAAAGTAAATGCCCAAACAATTATGAAGGGATT
It includes:
- the LOC121130863 gene encoding uncharacterized protein → MTFENKDNAAKIGPTATDKSNGNTQRIPHIVQFKSSSSQTTFLDRNIVQSLNTPSINIGSPSSSVTKLSKISPLPSSPLNTSSSNDRNNTEGNSASVSLAVKRSRFKGSVSHSGSGSTTKRASISGQLPLEDPSTMEPGLAIMDEIGRQALTSTFLNFQRSTAQKLATYFQSDEVVLDPLCVPNSLPKCPSAPHIPQEPIQNHPMSSMNEREISSEETDPCAPEGNNSDEKSSKVEKFYQYKVLTPTMYRSCMAATRQAVSMDYERTNDITNKLHREGPSLRIQSPIVKYQVSPNESIDLELGASATTHFSRSAKYLPSKRYSADDEESGSLTLDLHVEGSRPVTLVVKDESRYIIAQNDTPSRPSSFSKNKGWFQGKENTIFTNASIECEYQSCTSKGSTIPRASSSGTKVTLNLASPEDITDEEEASFSRKFSQRHFLRRQDKIDSPSSPRLS